A single window of Streptomyces cathayae DNA harbors:
- a CDS encoding DUF317 domain-containing protein yields the protein MTVAPLGPGFSTTVEALRRREWQLGPGQPTLVMDQFSAEDFNLIVDDRADVHVSSKDGRFYLGWFPLGRPGTDGEGWKIAVTGTAKVRGYHMSFDTETPADIVAAAVARVLETSRRP from the coding sequence GTGACCGTGGCTCCCCTCGGCCCCGGATTCTCTACCACTGTCGAAGCCCTGCGGCGGCGCGAGTGGCAACTCGGCCCGGGCCAGCCCACGCTCGTCATGGACCAGTTCTCTGCCGAGGACTTCAACCTGATTGTGGACGACCGGGCGGACGTGCACGTCAGCAGCAAGGACGGCCGCTTCTACCTCGGGTGGTTCCCGCTCGGGCGTCCCGGCACCGACGGCGAGGGGTGGAAGATCGCCGTCACCGGCACAGCCAAGGTACGCGGCTACCACATGTCCTTCGATACCGAGACGCCGGCCGATATCGTCGCCGCCGCCGTGGCGCGCGTGCTGGAGACCTCCCGGCGCCCGTAA
- a CDS encoding GFA family protein, which yields MGRCQCGDIAYEVAGVPDDPHLCSCGHCTLLSGSPAMAWVGFRWETLTWTGRGGEPTWHSTWPTLRRGHCARCGTHLVSVADGSDLVMVTTFSLTGQSGGLEPVGHSFRQRAVPWMTVTLAPDPLHS from the coding sequence ATGGGCCGTTGCCAGTGCGGTGATATCGCGTACGAGGTGGCAGGCGTTCCGGACGATCCGCACCTGTGTTCCTGTGGCCATTGCACTCTGTTGTCCGGTTCACCGGCGATGGCATGGGTCGGGTTCCGCTGGGAGACGCTGACCTGGACCGGCCGCGGCGGGGAGCCGACATGGCACTCGACCTGGCCGACCCTGCGCCGCGGCCACTGCGCGCGCTGCGGCACCCACCTCGTCTCCGTAGCCGACGGCTCGGACCTGGTCATGGTGACGACCTTCAGCCTCACCGGGCAGAGCGGCGGCCTGGAGCCCGTGGGGCATAGCTTCCGTCAGCGCGCCGTGCCGTGGATGACCGTCACCCTCGCTCCCGACCCGCTCCACTCGTAG
- a CDS encoding DUF317 domain-containing protein produces MEAPLHPESPLDPPTPYGAQSAYWVGPRHLAGDDGRFYDAVADTLAGLGWTSLTIVRGRQEPDEAPQDRQVLRSTVLHISPDTLRWAQWVLADEPFHLGELPIAWQVSARADTSSPLAQWSAYFTPDVPGEVLVDFLVALDARDQPGVPLGGPELVLDAVTAHGWFRDIDQPHAGAMDPTVTSHISLGVVPPLIQDGDPRALTAEADEVGPGGWQAWAEPAPGSPCLWAASFGAGVPHDLVACFANALSSTVPVLRRVLPESTRERLLRAPAD; encoded by the coding sequence TTGGAGGCGCCCCTGCATCCCGAGTCTCCACTCGACCCGCCCACCCCGTACGGTGCCCAGTCCGCGTACTGGGTCGGCCCCCGTCACCTGGCCGGTGACGACGGACGTTTCTACGACGCCGTCGCCGACACGCTCGCCGGCCTTGGCTGGACGAGCCTGACGATCGTCCGCGGACGGCAGGAGCCGGACGAGGCGCCGCAGGACCGCCAGGTCCTGCGCAGCACCGTCCTGCACATCAGCCCCGACACCCTCCGCTGGGCCCAGTGGGTGCTGGCGGACGAGCCGTTCCATCTGGGGGAGCTGCCGATCGCCTGGCAGGTCTCCGCACGCGCGGACACGAGCAGCCCGCTCGCGCAGTGGTCCGCCTACTTCACCCCCGACGTCCCGGGGGAGGTCCTCGTCGACTTCCTTGTCGCGCTCGACGCCCGCGATCAGCCCGGTGTCCCGCTGGGCGGCCCCGAGCTGGTCCTCGACGCGGTCACCGCGCACGGCTGGTTCCGCGACATCGACCAGCCCCATGCGGGAGCGATGGACCCGACCGTCACCTCGCACATCAGCCTCGGCGTGGTACCGCCCCTCATCCAGGACGGCGACCCGCGCGCCCTGACGGCTGAGGCCGATGAGGTGGGACCGGGCGGGTGGCAGGCGTGGGCCGAGCCGGCGCCGGGTTCACCATGCCTGTGGGCCGCGTCCTTCGGTGCCGGCGTGCCGCACGACCTCGTCGCGTGCTTCGCCAACGCGCTCAGCTCCACCGTGCCGGTCCTGCGCCGGGTGCTGCCCGAGAGCACGCGGGAGCGGCTCCTGCGCGCTCCGGCCGACTGA